AAGAACGCACCATGCTCTAGTTGTATGGTTCGGGCATTGACTtcagtttgttttcttttgtctagTTACAGTTGTTAAGTTACTTTGGTCATGGCTAAATTTCGTCCATATGTTATCTATCTATCACCATTAATCTATTTCTTACTACTTATTCATGATATGAAGATGTTATTGTTAGATCAGGCAATGTAACTGAATATAATAACAATTACGTCTCTGAAACTTAGAAACACAATAAATGTatcaacaagaaaacaaaaacctaacaacATTAGCAAAATTACTTAAGAAACGTATTTGACAAAATAATAACTCGAACTTTATAAAACCATATATTTACACACCATGAAACGTTGTTCTTGCAATCACTGTGCTCAATGAATCACCTATTTATCACATTTTATGCTCAGTCTATTTGAACTTGCACCATCATTTGGTcatgaacaacaacaacagatcCTCTCCAACGCTGTAGAAACTTCTCTCATATCTGGCAGATAGTTTATGTCCTCTTCAGACACCTCATTGCCAGATTTGCCAGTGCAATTCCTGGTTCCTGCTTGCATTCATTTCTCTGTTATCcttgtttatttatttcttacGCGCCAGCACGACAATTtggttttaatctttttttttggtgtaataaTAATCAAGAAGTGACTCATGCTGATTTCGAACCTGCCACCTTCACGTTAAAAAAGGTTTTGTAGGGGCGAAGGCGAACCTCAATTTGGTCCGGTTTACTACCGTAACGACGGAAATTACTATTCTAGGCCCATGGGCCACAAAGTAATAATCTTGATGATAGGGCTCATCcggtaaataaaaaagaagtgGCCGACAACAATTCAGATCGCCGGCGGAGTCTCAGATCCCCCACGTTGCCATCCTCCGAGGATTGTAACTTTTCTACAAATCTACGCTTTTGTACGTTGACTTCGTAAACTCGTGGCTATATAAGTCAAAATCTCTTTCTCTAAGATCTCTCGTCTTCTTTGCAGAAACCTTTAATTCCGATCCAATAAAACTCAACAATGGCAGACACCACAGGATCCGGTACGTCATCCTTCAAATCTCATTCCCTTCGTAAGATGCTAGTGAAAATGATTGTGGAATTGataattttctcgtaaattttGTTTCAGAAATGAAACCAGGTTTGTTTATGTCGGAGAAATCCGCGAAGATCTTCGTCGCTGGACACAGAGGATTGGTCGGATCCGCCATTGTCCGAAAACTCCAAGAATCCGGTTTCACAAATCTCATCCTCCGAACACATTCCGAGCTCGATCTCACCAACCAAGCCGACGTCGAATCCTTCTTCTCCGCAGAGAAGCCTGCTTACGTCATCCTCGCCGCAGCCAAAGTCGGTGGGATCCACGCCAACAACACCTACCCAGCTGACTTCATCGCCGTCAATCTCCAAATCCAAACCAACGTGATCCACTCCGCTTACACTAACGGCGTCAAGAAACTCCTCTTCCTCGGCTCCTCCTGCATCTACCCCAAGTTCGCTCCTCAGCCCATCCCCGAATCAGCTCTCCTCACCGGCCCACTCGAGCCCACCAACGAGTGGTACGCCATCGCCAAGATCGCGGGGATCAAGATGTGCCAAGCGTACAGGATTCAGCATCAATGGGATGCTATCTCCGGTATGCCGACGAACCTCTACGGTCCGAACGATAATTTCCACCCTGAGAATTCTCATGTGCTGCCCGCTCTGATGAGGAGGTTCCACGAAGCTAAGGCCAATAATGCTGAGGAAGTTGTGGTGTGGGGAAGTGGAAGCCCGTTGAGGGAGTTTTTGCACGTGGATGATTTGGCTGATGCTTGTGTTTTCTTGATGGAGAAGTACAGTGGGTTTGAGCATGTTAATGTGGGGAGTGGTGTGGAAGTGACGATCAAAGAGTTGGCTGAGTTGGTTAAAGAAGTTGTTGGGTTTGAAGGGAAGCTTGTTTGGGATTGTACTAAACCCGATGGGACGCCGAGGAAGCTGATGGATAGCTCCAAGCTCGCGTCTTTGGGTTGGACCCCGAAGGTTTCTATTAGAGATGGTTTGCGCCAGACTTATGATTGGTATTTGGAGAATGTTGTGCAGAAGAAGcagtaaaaaaatgaaaaacctttCAGGTGATTgcgttttaatgttttatgattATGCGTTTTGGCTCTACATCTCTTCTATCTAATGTAACTTTTATATTCATGGATATCATCATATACCATGTTGAGATTATCAATAAAAATCGAGTACCTTCTACTTTACTCAATTTTGGTCAGCAAACGCATCTGTTCACTGATAACACACAAACGTTCCACTGGTGTGTGCAAAACGCGGTAATCGATGATTGAACACTTGGTTAGCTTATTTCGATAACCAGCTTATTTTGGGCCTATGGGCCATAGATAACGATTGGGCCATTAATTTATCGAGCCTTGTTATACGATCCAACGGTAGAGATTGAGTCTTCTTTGTAGATCGTACGATATTAACCGTTGGATTAACAGAAGAGCTCTGCTCCGAATAGAATCTAGTTAAAGAGGCAAGAGAACCCTTCTTCTCTCCGCCGCCCgcttgtctctctctctgtcaTTTTCTTCTTATCTCCTTGCACTCTTTGAAGAGAAACGAACCTCAATAATCAAATCTCAAGGTAAATCCATTTCTCTTCTGTTGTGTCTTATCATTTCTTCGTACAAGTTTTTGTCTGATTTTCAGTTTTGTCGGTAATTGGAATTTTGAAAGACGATGTTTATTGCTTTTCAACTTCTGTGTATGTTTGATTAAATTGAATGAGTCTACTTAATCCAATTCGATGCTAAGGTTAATCTCAATAGTTCAATTAGCTCTAATTCATACGCATCTGACTTTTAAAAGATTCACTTTTGTTCTCattgattatgttttttttaatataaaataaggtttttgtgaATGTATAATCCATAGTTCTAATTGCAATATACGAGATTCTTTTGAATCTACTGAATGGTTTAATTAATGTTGGGTTTGTATGGTTCATACACAGATGAATCGGGAGAAGTTGATGAAGATGGCTACCACTGTCCGCACTGGCGGAAAGGGTACAGTAAGAAGGTAAAAGCTTGTCTCTTTTTGCCATTTTCAATCCTTAGTAGTGACTTTGGTTTCTTGTTATATGAACCATTTGATCTCTCTCACTGCAGAAAGAAGAAGGCTGTGCACAAGACCAATACAACTGATGACAAGAAGCTTCAAAGCACCTTGAAGAGAATTGGAGTTAACTCCATCCCAGCTATTGAAGAAGTTAACATCTTCAAGGATGATGTTGTTATTCAGTTCACCAACCCTAAGGGTAAGTTATTTTTACACTAGAAAAATTGTAAACCTTTTGCATGTTACTGATCATTGTGTGTTGTCTCTTTTTTGGATCAGTTCAAGCTTCAATTGCTGCAAACACATGGGTTGTTAGCGGTTCTCCTCAGACCAAAAGTATGCATCTTTTCATCTctattttcatgtttctttttcattccatttttttctgattaaataTTGAAAACTTGTTGCTGCTTTTCTATAGAATTGGAAGATATCCTTCCTCAGATCCTCAGCCAACTCGGTATGTTCCACGTAGTTTTACTTGTTACATGCTCTTCCCCATCCCCTAAATCAAAGATccttaaattttgttttactttgaTCTAATTCAGGACCAGACAACATGGACAATCTGAGGAAGCTAGCAGAGCAGTTGAAGAAGCAACCTCCTGGTGAAGGTAATGCCTCAGCAACCATCCAAGAGGAGGATGACGATGATGTCCCAGATCTTGTTGCTGGTGAGACATTCGAAGCTGCTGCTGCTGAAGAGAAAGTAGCTGCTCCTGCTGCTTCTTCCTAGACAAAAGAGCACTTGGGTTtctacatctctttatatatgtttgttctCTCCATCCTTTTTCCTTGTAGTCTTTCCGACCAGATTCTTCTTTCCCAGATAATGATTTTAAGGTTTTTTATCTAATTGATTATATCATCTGGTTCTCGTGTCTCCCTTTGTTACCTTGATGTGACACATTTGTCTCTTTTCTTACATATCTAGTACACCTGTATTGTTTGAGTTTCTTCTCAAACTTTCCAGACATTTCTCTGTTCTCCCTTCAAATACTTTCTCAGAGAGATGCTTTGTCTTCATCACATTTTAATCATTCTGAGATTACGTAAACTATGGCTTCCCTCTTTGTATC
The Brassica oleracea var. oleracea cultivar TO1000 unplaced genomic scaffold, BOL UnpScaffold00831, whole genome shotgun sequence DNA segment above includes these coding regions:
- the LOC106320162 gene encoding transcription factor BTF3 homolog 4: MNREKLMKMATTVRTGGKGTVRRKKKAVHKTNTTDDKKLQSTLKRIGVNSIPAIEEVNIFKDDVVIQFTNPKVQASIAANTWVVSGSPQTKKLEDILPQILSQLGPDNMDNLRKLAEQLKKQPPGEGNASATIQEEDDDDVPDLVAGETFEAAAAEEKVAAPAASS
- the LOC106320147 gene encoding putative GDP-L-fucose synthase 2 translates to MADTTGSEMKPGLFMSEKSAKIFVAGHRGLVGSAIVRKLQESGFTNLILRTHSELDLTNQADVESFFSAEKPAYVILAAAKVGGIHANNTYPADFIAVNLQIQTNVIHSAYTNGVKKLLFLGSSCIYPKFAPQPIPESALLTGPLEPTNEWYAIAKIAGIKMCQAYRIQHQWDAISGMPTNLYGPNDNFHPENSHVLPALMRRFHEAKANNAEEVVVWGSGSPLREFLHVDDLADACVFLMEKYSGFEHVNVGSGVEVTIKELAELVKEVVGFEGKLVWDCTKPDGTPRKLMDSSKLASLGWTPKVSIRDGLRQTYDWYLENVVQKKQ